Proteins co-encoded in one Echeneis naucrates chromosome 22, fEcheNa1.1, whole genome shotgun sequence genomic window:
- the pth2 gene encoding tuberoinfundibular peptide of 39 residues, whose translation MPEQPVSPHKSFVLLCILGMTLMTSGFPHPRLPLRYNDDSAEAKHSDWNVLFLSISVRDCRIQTMSAPSLRAAADSKSQLMREAWLFDPDSTATSMEPAWPVEWPSQEAGTVKRNMVVADDAAFREKSKLLTSIERQKWLNSYMQKLLVVNSS comes from the exons ATGCCTGAACAGCCAGTTTCTCCCCATAAATCCTTTGTATTGCTTTGCATTTTGGGTATGACTTTGATGACATCTGGCTTCCCCCATCCTCGACTACCTCTCAGGTACA ATGATGATTCAGCTGAAGCCAAACACAGTGACTGGAACGTTCTCTTCCTGTCCATCTCTGTCCGTGACTGTAGAATTCAGACTATGTCAGCACCCAGCCTCAGAGCGGCAGCCGACAGCAAGTCACAGCTGATGAGGGAGGCTTGGCTCTTTGACCCAGACAGCACAGCAACAAG CATGGAGCCAGCATGGCCTGTAGAATGGCCTTCTCAGGAAGCTGGGACAGTGAAGAGGAATATGGTGGTGGCTGATGACGCTGCCTTCAGGGAGAAGAGTAAGCTGCTCACCTCAATTGAGAGGCAGAAGTGGCTAAACTCGTACATGCAGAAACTGCTGGTGGT
- the rin3 gene encoding ras and Rab interactor 3 isoform X1 — protein MEASLVSQDAGTKTPLTGALESPSIPSCTPFSPPSLPSNFPARPCRPKPLPPAAKSTQLPSRPPLPPSTPPSLPPPLPPVSRPPLPPSSAAAPPSVPLPLSSTQPPPSLPPPLSPTPASPPTLPRLQSAVSCDLAPPSPPSLSPTASSSSSSTLPPPPLVFPPSSPIPPSLSPIDRLIGSSSVWKPKGLSQEQTTNIIEKEMAGAFLVHSTDDKGLMLSVRLPTGQGMPPVHSLMVKQHKTFVRLDGSSLVFDDIFKLISFYCASRDILTVPLRLPQAITTAANREELEAISALGADYWTSDVNQQAKNQGLVLDQNQSSLYLYVNPVTVEECPSPSKDLDHSCISKHDIITSENTGSSLQNGDVLLKVSPEDKGQTKLTPNQEIKYKRPPPRPPSLGSGTGMGLLFSCPPSPHASSSATPAAATKEEGKGGVGERDERKSMSTSPSPSRPPAPIQSRAAPPLPPAPLRRTSSRKSTDREVGEGTEREKGQNDAKKQGGGERGEEKAGRKSGLLGEDAEKENSNQNQKEVKNEEEKEPKLDKGEDKQKSSSQCPPLAKKPSRPVPPPRKKPCCPDAPICPSQAGGGSANQSAGMRVPLPSPARRPDVSLYSPQGGTVLATDPDSSASSTEEEGEPNQEEEQNLNRPVESRNSKVAVKRTPTTVILDRARYRLSTVITGLISHDRRLMQRLVELARDPLSYFGNLVKEHRAFTLETMSKHSSSTELLQEIRQMMTQLKSYLLQSAELQAMLEPQHQYSQDKLESIVEAALCKSVLKPLREPIYQILQKLRNNDNSLNQLTQNQSLVLGSTTTALGVTTAVPEAAAMEKISIKLSNLHQEYSPQKKIELLLKTCKIIYDSMSISSPGRAHGADDFLPVMMYVLARSNLSALQLDVEYMMELMDPSLTIGEGSYYLTTTYGALEHIKTFDQQRSATRQLSREVQDSIHRWERRRTFNQERMAQGSVRDFLTVCCPDIGTNPKTLGVLPTTTIEQLSEQCASRFEQASYTLSMYIDGVHRPLASTELALSVKNSCQPGAYCFVYHPIDQPCKPPGRSCPSDPPPSPPAQIFLPAEEEDVDALEPEVEEKSLISL, from the exons ATGGAAGCCAGTCTTGTTTCCCAGGACGCTGG CACAAAAACCCCTCTGACAGGAGCTCTGGAATCTCCATCCATCCCATCGTGCACTCCCTTCTCTCCACCTTCCCTGCCATCAAACTTTCCAGCACGGCCATGTCGACCCAAACCGCTGCCCCCTGCAGCAAAGTCTACTCAACTCCCCTCCAGACCTCCTCTACCTCCATCCACTCCtccatcccttcctcctcctctccctcctgttTCTAGACCTCCTCTACCGCCCtcgtctgctgctgctcctccgtctgtccctctgcctctctcctccacacagcCTCCCCCatctcttccacctcctctctctcctactCCTGCGTCTCCTCCTACCCTGCCTCGTCTCCAGTCGGCTGTCTCCTGTGATCTTGCGCCTCCCTCACCTCCTTCGTTATCTCCCAcggcctcctcttcctcctcttcaacccttcctccccctccccttgTCTTCCCACCATCCTCTCCAATTCCACCATCACTGAGTCCTATTGATCGTCTGATTGGGAGCTCTTCAGTATGGAAGCCCAAAGGACTCAGCCAAGAACAAACTACTAATATAATAGAGAAAGAGATGGCTggg GCCTTCCTTGTTCACAGCACGGACGACAAGGGATTGATGCTCTCAGTTCGCCTGCCTACTGGACAGGGAATGCCTCCTGTACACAGTCTGATGGTCAAACAACACAAGACAT TTGTCCGCTTAGATGGTTCCTCTTTGGTTTTTGATGACATCTTCAAACTGATCTCCTTCTACTGTGCCAGCAG AGACATCCTGACTGTCCCACTGAGGTTACCCCAGGCCATTACCACAGCAGCTAacagagaggagctggaggccatCTCTGCTTTGGGTGCAG ATTACTGGACATCTGATGTGAACCAGCAGGCAAAGAACCAGGGCCTTGTCTTGGATCAGAACCAGAGCAGTCTGTATTTGTATGTCAACCCAGTCACTGTAGAAGAGTGTCCCAGTCCCAGCAAAGACCTGGACCACTCCTGTATCTCTAAACATGATATCATCACCAGTGAAAACACCGGCTCTTCCCTGCAGAATGGAGATGTCCTGCTGAAAGTTAGCCCAGAGGACAAAGGTCAGACCAAGCTCACACCAAACCAGGAAATTAAATACAAGCGGCCCCCACCACGACCCCCCAGCCTGGGTTCAGGTACTGGGATGGGCCTCCTCTTCTCCTGTCCCCCCTCGCCTCACGCTTCATCTTCAGCAACCCCAGCTGCTGCGacaaaagaggaaggaaaaggtgGAGTAggggagagagatgagaggaagtCAATGTCAACATCACCTTCTCCATCGAGGCCTCCTGCCCCCATACAGAGCCGAGCAGCTCCCCCtctgcctcctgctcctctccgTCGCACTTCCTCCAGGAAGAGCACTGACAGAGAGGTAGGGGAGGggacggagagagagaagggacaAAATGATGCAAAGAAacaggggggaggagagagaggagaggagaaagcaGGAAGAAAATCAGGCCTGTTGGGAGAGGACGCTGAAAAAGAGAACAGTAACCAAAATCAGAAGGAGGTAaagaatgaggaggaaaaagagcCAAAATTAGATAAAGGGgaggacaaacaaaaatccAGTTCCCAGTGTCCACCATTAGCAAAGAAACCATCCCGTCCAGTCCCTCCACCACGGAAGAAGCCATGCTGCCCTGATGCTCCCATTTGCCCCAGCCAGGCTGGAGGAGGGTCAGCAAATCAGAGTGCTGGGATGAGAGTCCCCCTTCCCTCGCCAGCACGGAGACCAGATGTGTCGCTGTATTCACCACAAGGGGGGACCGTGCTCGCAACTGACCCTGACTCTTCTGCCAGCAgcactgaagaagaaggagagccAAACCAGGAAGAGGAACAAAACCTCAA TCGTCCTGTGGAAAGCCGTAACTCCAAGGTAGCAGTGAAGAGAACACCCACCACTGTTATTTTGGACCGAGCCCGTTACCGCCTGTCCACTGTTATTACTGGCCTTATCAGCCATGACCGCCGTCTCATGCAGCGCTTAGTAGAGCTGGCCAGGGACCCGCTGAGCTACTTCGGTAACCTG GTAAAAGAGCATCGTGCTTTCACCTTGGAGACTATGTCAAaacactcctcctccactgagCTTCTGCAGGAGATCAGACAGATGATGACTCAGCTGAAGAGTTACCTACTGCAGAGTGCAGAGCTGCAAGCCATGCTAGAGCCACAACATCAGTATTCACAAGACAAACTAG agAGCATAGTGGAAGCTGCACTGTGTAAAAGTGTGCTGAAGCCACTGAGAGAGCCCATATACCAGATTCTGCAGAAACTGCGCAACAACGACAACAGCCTGAACCAGCTGACTCAGAATCAG TCTCTTGTATTAGGAAGCACCACTACAGCACTGGGAGTGACCACTGCTGTACCCGAGGCTGCAGCTATGGAGAAGATCAGCATTAAACTGAGCAACCTCCACCAGGAGTATTCTCCTCAGAAAAAGAtcgagctgctgctgaagaccTGCAAGATTATTTACGATTCCATGTCTATCAGCTCTCCAG GGCGGGCCCATGGTGCTGATGACTTCCTGCCTGTAATGATGTACGTCCTGGCGAGATCCAATCTGTCTGCTTTGCAGCTGGATGTTGAATAtatgatggagctgatggaccCTTCACTAACAATTGGAGAAG GCTCCTATTATCTGACCACCACCTATGGGGCCCTTGAGCACATCAAGACTTTTGACCAGCAGAGGTCAGCAACACGACAGCTCAGCAGAGAGGTTCAGGACTCCATCCACCGCTGGGAGAGACGACGCACATTCAACCAGGAGCGCATGGCCCAAGGATCTGTTCGG GACTTTCTGACAGTGTGTTGTCCTGACATTGGAACTAATCCTAAAACTCTGGGTGTCCTCCCCACCACGACAATTGAACAGCTGTCTGAGCAGTGTGCATCACGCTTTGAACAAG CCTCCTACACACTCAGCATGTATATAGATGGTGTTCACCGGCCCCTGGCTTCCACAGAGCTGGCCCTCAGTGTCAAGAACAGCTGCCAACCTGGAGCCTACTGTTTTGTCTATCACCCTATCGACCAACCCTGCAAGCCACCGGGCCGCAGCTGCCCCAGTGACCCGCCCCCTTCTCCGCCTGCACAAATCTTCCTCccagctgaagaagaagatgtggACGCCCTGGAGCCTGAGGTGGAAGAGAAGAGTCTGATTAGCCTGTAA
- the rin3 gene encoding ras and Rab interactor 3 isoform X2: MLSVRLPTGQGMPPVHSLMVKQHKTFVRLDGSSLVFDDIFKLISFYCASRDILTVPLRLPQAITTAANREELEAISALGADYWTSDVNQQAKNQGLVLDQNQSSLYLYVNPVTVEECPSPSKDLDHSCISKHDIITSENTGSSLQNGDVLLKVSPEDKGQTKLTPNQEIKYKRPPPRPPSLGSGTGMGLLFSCPPSPHASSSATPAAATKEEGKGGVGERDERKSMSTSPSPSRPPAPIQSRAAPPLPPAPLRRTSSRKSTDREVGEGTEREKGQNDAKKQGGGERGEEKAGRKSGLLGEDAEKENSNQNQKEVKNEEEKEPKLDKGEDKQKSSSQCPPLAKKPSRPVPPPRKKPCCPDAPICPSQAGGGSANQSAGMRVPLPSPARRPDVSLYSPQGGTVLATDPDSSASSTEEEGEPNQEEEQNLNRPVESRNSKVAVKRTPTTVILDRARYRLSTVITGLISHDRRLMQRLVELARDPLSYFGNLVKEHRAFTLETMSKHSSSTELLQEIRQMMTQLKSYLLQSAELQAMLEPQHQYSQDKLESIVEAALCKSVLKPLREPIYQILQKLRNNDNSLNQLTQNQSLVLGSTTTALGVTTAVPEAAAMEKISIKLSNLHQEYSPQKKIELLLKTCKIIYDSMSISSPGRAHGADDFLPVMMYVLARSNLSALQLDVEYMMELMDPSLTIGEGSYYLTTTYGALEHIKTFDQQRSATRQLSREVQDSIHRWERRRTFNQERMAQGSVRDFLTVCCPDIGTNPKTLGVLPTTTIEQLSEQCASRFEQASYTLSMYIDGVHRPLASTELALSVKNSCQPGAYCFVYHPIDQPCKPPGRSCPSDPPPSPPAQIFLPAEEEDVDALEPEVEEKSLISL; encoded by the exons ATGCTCTCAGTTCGCCTGCCTACTGGACAGGGAATGCCTCCTGTACACAGTCTGATGGTCAAACAACACAAGACAT TTGTCCGCTTAGATGGTTCCTCTTTGGTTTTTGATGACATCTTCAAACTGATCTCCTTCTACTGTGCCAGCAG AGACATCCTGACTGTCCCACTGAGGTTACCCCAGGCCATTACCACAGCAGCTAacagagaggagctggaggccatCTCTGCTTTGGGTGCAG ATTACTGGACATCTGATGTGAACCAGCAGGCAAAGAACCAGGGCCTTGTCTTGGATCAGAACCAGAGCAGTCTGTATTTGTATGTCAACCCAGTCACTGTAGAAGAGTGTCCCAGTCCCAGCAAAGACCTGGACCACTCCTGTATCTCTAAACATGATATCATCACCAGTGAAAACACCGGCTCTTCCCTGCAGAATGGAGATGTCCTGCTGAAAGTTAGCCCAGAGGACAAAGGTCAGACCAAGCTCACACCAAACCAGGAAATTAAATACAAGCGGCCCCCACCACGACCCCCCAGCCTGGGTTCAGGTACTGGGATGGGCCTCCTCTTCTCCTGTCCCCCCTCGCCTCACGCTTCATCTTCAGCAACCCCAGCTGCTGCGacaaaagaggaaggaaaaggtgGAGTAggggagagagatgagaggaagtCAATGTCAACATCACCTTCTCCATCGAGGCCTCCTGCCCCCATACAGAGCCGAGCAGCTCCCCCtctgcctcctgctcctctccgTCGCACTTCCTCCAGGAAGAGCACTGACAGAGAGGTAGGGGAGGggacggagagagagaagggacaAAATGATGCAAAGAAacaggggggaggagagagaggagaggagaaagcaGGAAGAAAATCAGGCCTGTTGGGAGAGGACGCTGAAAAAGAGAACAGTAACCAAAATCAGAAGGAGGTAaagaatgaggaggaaaaagagcCAAAATTAGATAAAGGGgaggacaaacaaaaatccAGTTCCCAGTGTCCACCATTAGCAAAGAAACCATCCCGTCCAGTCCCTCCACCACGGAAGAAGCCATGCTGCCCTGATGCTCCCATTTGCCCCAGCCAGGCTGGAGGAGGGTCAGCAAATCAGAGTGCTGGGATGAGAGTCCCCCTTCCCTCGCCAGCACGGAGACCAGATGTGTCGCTGTATTCACCACAAGGGGGGACCGTGCTCGCAACTGACCCTGACTCTTCTGCCAGCAgcactgaagaagaaggagagccAAACCAGGAAGAGGAACAAAACCTCAA TCGTCCTGTGGAAAGCCGTAACTCCAAGGTAGCAGTGAAGAGAACACCCACCACTGTTATTTTGGACCGAGCCCGTTACCGCCTGTCCACTGTTATTACTGGCCTTATCAGCCATGACCGCCGTCTCATGCAGCGCTTAGTAGAGCTGGCCAGGGACCCGCTGAGCTACTTCGGTAACCTG GTAAAAGAGCATCGTGCTTTCACCTTGGAGACTATGTCAAaacactcctcctccactgagCTTCTGCAGGAGATCAGACAGATGATGACTCAGCTGAAGAGTTACCTACTGCAGAGTGCAGAGCTGCAAGCCATGCTAGAGCCACAACATCAGTATTCACAAGACAAACTAG agAGCATAGTGGAAGCTGCACTGTGTAAAAGTGTGCTGAAGCCACTGAGAGAGCCCATATACCAGATTCTGCAGAAACTGCGCAACAACGACAACAGCCTGAACCAGCTGACTCAGAATCAG TCTCTTGTATTAGGAAGCACCACTACAGCACTGGGAGTGACCACTGCTGTACCCGAGGCTGCAGCTATGGAGAAGATCAGCATTAAACTGAGCAACCTCCACCAGGAGTATTCTCCTCAGAAAAAGAtcgagctgctgctgaagaccTGCAAGATTATTTACGATTCCATGTCTATCAGCTCTCCAG GGCGGGCCCATGGTGCTGATGACTTCCTGCCTGTAATGATGTACGTCCTGGCGAGATCCAATCTGTCTGCTTTGCAGCTGGATGTTGAATAtatgatggagctgatggaccCTTCACTAACAATTGGAGAAG GCTCCTATTATCTGACCACCACCTATGGGGCCCTTGAGCACATCAAGACTTTTGACCAGCAGAGGTCAGCAACACGACAGCTCAGCAGAGAGGTTCAGGACTCCATCCACCGCTGGGAGAGACGACGCACATTCAACCAGGAGCGCATGGCCCAAGGATCTGTTCGG GACTTTCTGACAGTGTGTTGTCCTGACATTGGAACTAATCCTAAAACTCTGGGTGTCCTCCCCACCACGACAATTGAACAGCTGTCTGAGCAGTGTGCATCACGCTTTGAACAAG CCTCCTACACACTCAGCATGTATATAGATGGTGTTCACCGGCCCCTGGCTTCCACAGAGCTGGCCCTCAGTGTCAAGAACAGCTGCCAACCTGGAGCCTACTGTTTTGTCTATCACCCTATCGACCAACCCTGCAAGCCACCGGGCCGCAGCTGCCCCAGTGACCCGCCCCCTTCTCCGCCTGCACAAATCTTCCTCccagctgaagaagaagatgtggACGCCCTGGAGCCTGAGGTGGAAGAGAAGAGTCTGATTAGCCTGTAA